The sequence below is a genomic window from Pecten maximus chromosome 14, xPecMax1.1, whole genome shotgun sequence.
CGGTAAAAAAAGTAGATCTGTACGTGTATACGCATGCGCGGTTGCTAAGGGGCGTTCCTAATATAATGATCTACATATTTACCGGTAAATAAGTAGATCGataatacatcaatgtattctGGCCCGcattataataggtaaactTAGATCTACTTATTTACCATGTCAACAGAATGTCAAGTACTGGGAAATTAGTAGATCGataatacatcaatatattCTGGCCCGcattataataggtaaactTAGATCTACTAATTTACCAGTACGTGACAATCTGTTGACATGGTAAATACGTAGATCTAAGTTTACCTATTATACTGAGCCGagaatacattgatgtattatCGATCTACTTATTTACCGGTAAATATGTAGATCATTATATTAGGAACGCCCCTTAGCAACCGCGCATGCGTATACACGTACAGATCTACTTTTTTTACCGATCTACTTATTTTCTGTCACACCGCCTCTGTTCTAAGCTAGACGATCAATACCAGGGGAAAGTAACATTTTAAAGGTGTCGTTGATATCACATAAATTTAATTCTTCAGACAACGTTAACCAACATAGTGGCATTAATCCATAAAACAACCAAtaactcgtatgacagaatatttcgatatttttcactcctGCTTCACACTCGAgaaaaaatatcgatattctgtcatactcgtaaaatatatgttatattaaaggggaaaccattcaatgtcctctatatacagtattagtttgataaatttctatatttcactgacaaaaatgcaataagaaGAAATATTAAATGTCCAAGTAATTATAGATGTGGAAAAACTGTcacatgaaaaaatattaattaaccAGTAATCCAGGTGGTCATGATAGCCCTATGATCTCAAAGATATACTCCGTACATGTTTTAATACATCGTAACATGTTACTTTACTGAATTCCTAAGTTAggttgaaattatattttctaattttgatatGACGGTAGGAAACTGTGAGATAACTTGTCTTATGTTGCCTTATTTATCTAAATGTATACAGATTGGGTTGCTTTACCTGACTGGCATCTGAGACAATTTGCTGACTAAGATACATTGCTTCAACCAATGGTTGCTTCCATAGGAATAAGTCTTACATTTACGTGATGGTCTACCTGTTGTCTCGCTATccattttcaaataataaaGTCTGTAAAATGACTAATGTGCTAATGAGATTTGAcgtaaatatatcaaatatggtGGTAGGTTAGTGTTAGGTTATACATTTAATAGGTATACGTACATACACATGTACGAATACTGTGGTTTCAATCCTGAGGATAGTAAAGCCCTCAAATTAATTTTCACTTTCCTTCGAGTTTTAGGCATTTATATCATTGGAATATAGCTTTATTGCTGTGATGACCTTTCTTCATACTATGTACATGTCGCTAACCGATTAGTGTTGTCATATGATTGATGATGAAAGGGATCGGTAAGTTTAAACTACCCCTTTCGTTTGGACAGCCCGATTAAGATGAGGTTACCAAACTGAGATAGAATGTACAAGTTAACTACCAAGTAAACAAAGAACAGTGTTAATTATAACAACAATTTATTCAATATTCAGATGTAAATTACAGACTGTGTCACGGAAATCGTATTCACTGATTTCATATACAGGTTCACACGATAATGTCCTCGAAAAAGGctgggggggggtggggggggggggggggggggggggtggaggGTGAGTTGGGGAGACACTAAGTGtagaaaacaatacaaatggGCAGGACTAAACACTGATGGGCAGGACTATAGCATTAAACACTGATGGGCAGGACTATAGCATTAAACACTGATGGGCAGGACTATAGCATTAAAAAGGTCACAGGAGTTACAATGCGTGAACAAAGTTCAATGTCCAATGAGCAACGGACACAAGGAAATATCAAATTCTACCGATGCCCACTATAAGGCGACATGCCTTGAGATACAGAAGACAGACCGCTTCTGTGTATAGTTGGATACCAGACATCATGGAGTCGTATGTACCTTAACAACAGTAGTTTTACCATTCGTATTCACACTAAACGAACTGTTTTTGAAAAGTGGcaatctttgattttgtcagaTAATGTTATAGTTCATTTATAATTCACAAACGATATTAATAATTCACAAGTGATGTATCGAGCAGTATTTTCATCTCATAAAACTGATTCCACTGGGGGCTTTGATGACTAAATGTTATGGTGTACGATTGATTTGCCATTCAGTTCCTGTCTATTTCTCTTGTTTTCTATGACTTTGGTGTTTTTAAATGGCGGGGCGTCCCGACAACACTGACTTTGTTATGGTTTAACCCCGCCATCTCCACCATCTCCACCAGTAGTACGTAATAGATATCAATAATGAAGTTGGTGTTATCTTTTAAAGCATCAGTTCGtgtcacctacatgtatactaccCCGGATACTGTGTTTATGCTCTCACAGCTGTATTAAGAGTTTCAATAATTGTAGTTATGATTAGCATGAATGTAGGAATAATAGTGCAATATAGTCCATCAATGATTTTCGTAGGGTTTAAATTTTTGTTCATTTCGTGGGCACACCTGATGCAAACATTCAAACTCCACGAATTTCTACGTTAAGTTATCCTTTATCCACGAGTTTTTGTCCTCACGGAATAGTAACTTGGGAGGAAACCACAAATCTTAACCCCACGAAAAAATATGATTGTACATTATTAATATTATACGAACGATGTCGTCACAGAACATGATACGCTGAACATAAGGTATTAATGATAATACCGATTAATATCGGTAGTTGTaattaatgtctgtattgtaacACTCTGTCTATTGATAATATCGATTAATATCGGTAGTTGTAATTAATATCTGTATTGTAACACTGTCTATTGATAATATCGATTAATATCGGTAGTTGTaattaatgtctgtattgtaacACTCTAGTGTCTATTGATAATATCGATTAATATCGGTAGTTGTaattaatgtctgtattgtaacACTGTCTATTGATAATACCGATTAATATCGGTAGTTGTaattaatgtctgtattgtaacACTGTCTATTGATAATATCGATTAATATCGGTAGTTGTaattaatgtctgtattgtaacACTCTAGTGTCTATTGATAATATCGATTAATATCGGTAGTTGTaattaatgtctgtattgtaacACTCTGTCTATTGATAATATCGATTAATATCGGTAGTTGTaattaatgtctgtattgtaacACTGTCTATTGATAATACCGATTAATATCGGTAGTTGTAATTAATGTCTATATTGTAACACTGTCTATTGATAATATCGATTAATATCGGTAGTTGTaattaatgtctgtattgtaacTCTCTGTCTATTGATAATACCGATTAATATCGGTAGTTGTAATTAATGTTTGTATTGTAACACTCTGTCTATTGATAATATCGATTAATATCGGTAGTTGTAATTAATGTCTGGATTGTAACACTCTGTCTATTGATAATATCGATTAATATCGGTAGTTGTaattaatgtctgtattgtaacACTGTCTATTGATAATACCGATTAATATCGGTAGTTGTaattaatgtctgtattgtaacACTCTAATGTCTATTGATAATACCGATTAATATCGGTAGTTGTaattaatgtctgtattgtaacACTCTTATGTCTATTGATAATATCGATTAATATCGGTAGTTGTAATTAATGTCTGCACTGTAACACTCTAGTGTCTATTGATAATACCGATTAATATCGGTAATTGTaattaatgtctgtattgtaacACACTGTCTATTGATAATATCGATTAATATCGGTAGTTGTAatcaatgtctgtattgtaACACTGTCTATTGATAATATCGATTAATATCGGTAGTTGTaattaatgtctgtattgtaacACTCTAATGTCTATTGATAATACCGATTAATATCGGTAGTTGTaattaatgtctgtattgtaacACTCTGTCTATTGATAATATCGATTAATATCGGTAGTTGTaattaatgtctgtattgtaacACTGTCTATTGATAATATCGATAGTTGTAATTAATGTCTGCATTGTAACACTCTAATGTCTATTGATAATATTGATTAATATCGGTAGTTGTAATTAATTTTACGAACGTTACTCCTAACATACAATATTGCATCAATTACTCCTTTGCAAACACATATGTAAAAACATTTAGCGGAGCGCTATTGGGTAATTCATCTTGGTTAGATTTATAGAAACTTTAATCCaggtttaatacatgtacttatattatatataattcagtGTCAGTTGgtgagattgtgacgtcacagcttCAGGGCGCCACTTGTACTGTGACGTCAGTTGgtgagattgtgacgtcacagcttCAGGGCGCCACTTGTACTGTGACGTAACCAAGGAAAGAGCCAGGACGTgaaaatacaagaggcccaatgggcctgtatcgctcacctggctctacagcaactttgaagttgattgaggtcatttctaaagatactatgttgattacctctttattcaaatatcattgtaagctagttttattcatattaaaaaaaattctagtccttcattccagcattctcttggctatcgcagaattattgtttacagatttaagccgatttcaaccctgttaccttgaatgtaggtcaaggtcatttatttgaacaaactttgtagcccttcaccccagcatgctacaggcccaatatcaagtccctgggcctattgcttattgagaagaagtcgtttgaagattatagcctatttgaccaatgtgaccttgaatgaaagtcaatgtcatttatttgaacaaactttgtagctcttcaccccagcatgctacaggcccaatatcatgtccctgggcctcttgcttattgagaagaagtcgtttgaagattatagcctgttttacccatgtgaccttgaatgaaggccaaggtcatttatttgaacaaactttgtagccctacaccccagcatgctacaggcccaatatcaagtccctggacctcttggttattaagaagtcgtttgaagattatagcctatttgacccatgtgaccttgaatgaaggtcaaggtcatttatttgaacaaactttgtagcccttcaccccagcatgctacaggcccaatatcaagtccctggtgGTGGTGGTCCTGATTATTAGAATATACTCGTTTCGTGAATCTCATACAAAAGTCACTTTCAGATCCtctctttttttaaattgaattcTGAAAGATGATTTTATTCCACTCTCCCGGTGTGATATAACGTTCATTATTATCAAGTGATTCCAATCGCCAAGTTTAAAATAATGTTCAGTTTTCTCATGTTATTCAACTCTCCTACTGTAATGTTGCTTTTTCAAGTAATTTCACTCTGAAAGTGTGAAATAAAGTTCAGTATTCTCAGGTAATTCCACTTTCACGGTGTTAAAACACGTCCAGTATTCTCAAGGTATTTGCCTCTCCTTGTGTGAAATAACGTTCAGCATTCTCCGTTCTACTGTACTGACAGCCTTAGGTATAATAACAGTAATAAATCCTCCAATCGGGTGGTCCATTAGCAAAGGCTACAGAGTCAAACTTGGTGTCTATATTATCGCTGTCCTCGCCATCGAAAAAGGTGTTTCCCGAGCTGACAGTCATGCCCTGAACACTTTGACAGGTAGATCCTGTATGCGCAAAAAGTACAAACGGAGTACTTGTCTCCATTGTCATAGCAGTACTGGGGGAACTATCGGCCCTGTAGAGAGTAAGCATTAAGATCGATTAAACATGAAAAGCATTCAGATTTATAGGAAAGATTCAAGACAGGTATATTAAATAAGGAAGCTATCGGACCAACTGCAAGCAACGCGTACATAAATTTAAAGTGAAtatttgtatagaatatatgatatacttaaCGAGCTCGAGAACAATGTATACTGAAATCAGTCTGGTAATACAAAGGGATGTCTAAACTGAGAGATAACTAAATATGAAATACAGGTAATAATACAGTGTTCGACGCGAGACGGCGGTCGCCAAAGAATACAAATTATATGAGATACTCTTCATTGAAAACAATAATCCTCATGGAATACATATTATGTAAAGTAATCCCAATTAACACGATAGTGATATAAGTCAGTCCTCATTGAACACGAGTGTCATCAAAGAATTAGGATCGAATAAGACAGCTCTCATTTAACTCCAGGGTTGTCAAGGAACTAGAATTAAATAATACAGTCCTCATTGAACACGAATGTCGCCAAGGAATTAAAGTTAGATGAGGCAATCTTCAATGAACAAGACAGTAATACAAATAATTTTTGACCTATTTGAACACGACATTCGCAAAtgaatacaaattatacaaGACAGTGTTTATTAAACGCGAGTACCGTCGACAAATACAAAAGTTATATGGCATTCTTTACTGAACACTACATTTGCTACGGAATACAAATCATAAAGATATTCATTTACAAGAATGCTAGTAGTATATGAAAAATTCAATTGAATCAGtgacatataacatataataagCTTTACTGTGGAAAAGTAAGCACATATGCCATCAATCATTTACAAGACAGAAtcatgagtttttttttaaagaaataactgATTACAAATGTGTCCCATTCCTACAATCTAGAATTATTATCTGTGATAAGGGATCAATATTATAAGTCCCGTTATTCATTGCAATTTCATTATTCAAGATACAGGGACCAGTATAATTATTGAATAACTTGTGTAAAAACTTGATAAATAGTTTTGCTCTGCTCTGATAGCGTAGATAGTAATATTTATATGAGGTTAAGACAATAGTAAACCCAGATGGTACATACTTATTTATGAAGATGACAAAGGATACAAATATACACTTTTGTATCTCGAGTGAAGTGTCAGACAGTCTACACCGCAGAGAGTACTTTAAAATATCTCGAGTTATTGAAGGTTACAagacaaatttatatataagaCAGCTCTCATTTAACTCCATATTCTGAAGTCACCTAGACGTGACGAAAGCGCTAGCTGCTGTGTCgtgtttttttattctttttaaatgcaTATATTTCGTCCGTAAGGTTCACCTTAAActttttaacttatatatatatatatagtatataagtaattgaaatctgtccttgcgaaggtgaatgtataaaaaataacaaaaaactgactttgccgcaaggcctttctgccctctcaggcttcttcaggcggactgaacttttgtttatttgtacgTTGCTTAgatatgtatgacgtcatcaatggTGATGACGTTAACAATAGCGTGACgtaattgatgacgtcatacatatcTAAGCAAcgtacaaataaacaaaagttcagtccgcctgaagaagcctgagagggcagaaaggccttgcggcaaagtctgttttttgttattttatatatatatatatgtcaagtagtaataacgacagtacagacaagtaaattgtcaaattttcgaggcaatctgcccctttatcaagacacaggtaaattacatacgatcacatatagacataatacatgtaacagttacacaaatatagtaggtataaacaacaaaaagtatcataatgttgtaaaaatgatccCCCTCGGTCGATACTAAATTCGTTAGTTCGAACTAATTTTAATATGGGATTGGCCACCCGATATTGTCACTGCAACCCGCTGTTTGGGCCGAGTTTTGCGGGACGAAATGTACATATCgagggaaaaaaacaataacaaaaacattcatgaCATAAcacgcgctgccatcacatcgaatCGACCCGCGATGCTTTTCTGttaaacctttaagttatattaattatttatttattgatttatttgttcattcattcattcattcattcatttacttttagcatctgtacaccaccaaagatgtttccttattaatcataataggccctcggcgaatttaGTATCGACCGAGGGggatcatttttacaacattatgatactttttgttgtttatacctactaaatttgtgtaactgttccatgtatTATGTCTAcatgtgatcgtatgtaatttacctgtgtcttgataaaggggcagattgcctcgaaaatttgacaatttacttgtctgtactgtcgttattactacttgacatacacatatttctagtaatacgcatccaacatttgtttgttaggatccagtacctatattggtttataccgtcgttattacttactagaccctatatatatatatatatatgaatattgcAGTTACTTAAGTGTATGTGACAGTCTTAAACGCATGTATTACaaagtaaaatataacaaaagaaTATCGAGTAATTGAAGCATATCTTACCTGCAGCAAAAATAAAGACGAGAGTCGTAGACTCCAGTTATCTGAGGTAGGGTCCCTGATGATGATCGGGGGCTATTGTCGGAGTCCTCCTCATCAAAGTATATATTACCATCGTTAAACCCTAAAATCACAAATTGATGTTATCTAGGCATACATACCTATCGCTACACCTTCAAACAACACTTTACGTAATCTACTTTACCAAACACTTAACCctaaaacaacaaattaatgtaatatatgtaaaaatatccaCCGCTTAACCCTTAAACAATAAAGTAAAGTAATCTATGTATAAATACCGATGGCTAAACCCGAAAACAACAAATTAACTATTTCAAAGTATAAATTACCAACACTTAACActtaaataataaattaacGTTATTTAGGTATATGTTATCACCCTCTAACTTTTAAACAACTAATTAGCGTCATTAAGGTACATATTCTCACCGCTTAAGCCTTAAACAACAAATTAATGTAACCTATGTATAAATACCGACCGTTAAACCCTAAAACAACAAATTAACGTAATCTACATTGTAGGTATGTATTCCCACTACTAAACACTAAAACAAATTAACGTTATCAAGATATCCATAACCACTGAACCTCGATGAATGTTACAAAGTTGTTTTACTACACTTTTAGAGAATGACATCACAATTGATGAATAGTTGATGGGATTCATGATAAAATACTTTTACAATAGCCGATTTTAACGTATTTCGTTTTAAAGTGTCATTCCCAGGAGAAAATGAACGTGCTATGGACTGTTTCGCTGGCGAACTGCTCTTCTCCCAATATTGATTCAATCAAAAACGTAGAATAATATTTCATTGCTTTCTTACCCGACGGGCAATATTCAGTATGCATGAGGATGCAGTATGTTCCTGCCGGCCATGATGAAGGACCTGTGTTTTCGTCTGGGTCTGTTTTCGTACAGAAGTGCCACTGAACATTATTTCCAGACGCATAACCTATTCAGAGATAAATGAAGAAATTCAATTGCGTTATTGGTGTTAACACCTTTCTTTCTTACATAATTGGTAAAATTTGTTATAAGATATGCACGTGCACGCCCCATAACACTATTGGAAGAGGAATTCATTTCagctttgtttgttttcttttctttaaactcaaagatgtcagtataatttttaattgaatatgttttaaagcAACACTAAAATAATGCTTAAACTGAGAGTATTGTTATGAGATAGATAAAGGGTTGATAGATACATCATTCTTCTAAAcataaattataatttaaaaaaaatcaatttattgATTCGTTGAACAGTATATATGTTCTGATCATAATTCGATTACATTTCAAaggaattaaaaacaaatctcACAAACTTGATACGTAAGCTATTTAAGAAAACAAACCTGCCAAAAAACTGTTTGAACTGGAGGAACTGCCATGCTGTTCCATTATCCAAGTTCGTTGGCCGGTCAGAAAGCCGGATGGACACCCTGCAGTCGGCTGTAGGAGTGAATATACCCCATACGGCCAGTCTATCGAACAGAAACAAAACCATTAAGCAGTTTTACATTTTGTCTGGCATTTATATCAGATTCATTGCAGTTTAGAGGATTTGAAATACCTAATTATATATAGTTGACAATGGTAACAATAAGGTGGATAGGTCATAAGGTCACACTATTATCAGATATACAGTGAGGTGTAAAGTGTACTTAATGTGAAACAAATCGATCAGTCCTGTCGCATTCTCTGTACTCTATTGCA
It includes:
- the LOC117342646 gene encoding sushi, von Willebrand factor type A, EGF and pentraxin domain-containing protein 1-like, with amino-acid sequence MSDDLLHSVSVCPDPPSVANASPSTTQKAVGTVITFTCDTGYIAGGTSHITCLTSGAWESLSFSCTDCGEPPTVSDATVQSGTNLVGSNRFYLCDGKSDVLSSNYVTCQDTGAWTTVNIACGDWPYGVYSLLQPTAGCPSGFLTGQRTWIMEQHGSSSSSNSFLAGYASGNNVQWHFCTKTDPDENTGPSSWPAGTYCILMHTEYCPSGFNDGNIYFDEEDSDNSPRSSSGTLPQITGVYDSRLYFCCRADSSPSTAMTMETSTPFVLFAHTGSTCQSVQGMTVSSGNTFFDGEDSDNIDTKFDSVAFANGPPDWRIYYCYYT